One region of Streptomyces capillispiralis genomic DNA includes:
- a CDS encoding MerR family transcriptional regulator translates to MRSSGDGTAGGAPTRGVGASGPYPPQSSRFPSAGGYPAHGGAVEHAQQRPTAVPSGGATSMASEEIGYRGPTACAAAGITYRQLDYWARTGLVEPSVRPAHGSGTQRLYSFRDVVVLKIVKRFLDTGVSLQNIRTAVRHLRESGFSDLERMTLMSDGATVYECSSPDEVHALLQGGQGVFGIAVGVVWRDVESALSQLHGERVDTGETLVGHNPMDELARRRNKAV, encoded by the coding sequence GTGAGAAGCAGCGGCGACGGTACGGCTGGGGGTGCCCCCACCCGCGGTGTCGGGGCGAGCGGGCCGTACCCTCCCCAGAGCTCTCGGTTCCCCTCGGCCGGGGGGTATCCCGCGCACGGCGGCGCCGTCGAACACGCTCAGCAGCGACCGACGGCCGTGCCGAGTGGAGGGGCGACGTCCATGGCGTCCGAGGAGATCGGCTACAGGGGCCCCACGGCCTGTGCCGCTGCCGGTATCACCTACCGGCAGCTCGACTACTGGGCCCGTACGGGGCTGGTCGAGCCGAGCGTGCGGCCGGCCCACGGATCGGGGACGCAGCGGCTCTACAGCTTCCGCGACGTCGTCGTCCTCAAGATCGTCAAGCGGTTCCTCGACACGGGTGTGTCCCTGCAGAACATCCGCACCGCCGTACGGCACCTGCGGGAGAGCGGCTTCAGCGACCTGGAGCGCATGACGCTGATGAGCGACGGGGCCACGGTCTACGAGTGCAGCTCGCCCGACGAGGTGCACGCCCTGCTGCAAGGGGGCCAGGGCGTCTTCGGGATCGCCGTCGGCGTGGTCTGGCGGGACGTCGAGAGCGCGCTGTCGCAGCTGCACGGGGAGCGCGTCGACACCGGCGAGACCCTGGTCGGCCACAACCCGATGGACGAGCTGGCGCGGCGGCGGAACAAGGCCGTCTGA
- the gcvP gene encoding aminomethyl-transferring glycine dehydrogenase — translation MTAPRTPLSELEQGIPFEQRHIGPNHEARAKMLAQVGYGSLDELTAAAVPDVIKNADALDLPGARSEAEVLAELRSLADRNEVLGCMIGLGYYGTFTPPVILRNVMENPAWYTAYTPYQPEISQGRLEALLNFQTVVAELTGLPTSGASLLDEGTAAAEAMALMRRMGKNKKGLFLVDADALPQTIAVIETRAEPTGVEVVVADLSEGIPAELAGREINGVLIQYPGASGAVRDIKPVIDQAHKLGALVTVAADLLALTLLKSPGELGADIAVGTTQRFGVPMGFGGPHAGYMAVQEKMARSLPGRLVGVSVDADGHKAYRLALQTREQHIRREKATSNICTAQVLLAVMAGMYAVYHGPEGLRIIARRTHRYATVLAEGLRAGGAEIVHGSYFDTLTVRVAGRAAEVVAAARDNGVNLRLVDADHVSIACDETTTRDRLTAVWNAFGVEGDVEALDAAARDTLPDGLLRDDEYLTHPVFQQHRSETAMLRYLRRLADRDYALDRGMIPLGSCTMKLNATTEMEPVTWPEFGQLHPFAPAEQARGYLTLIHELEERLAEVTGYDKVSLQPNAGSQGELAGLLAVRGYHRANGDEQRTVCLIPSSAHGTNAASAVMAGMKVVVVRTSDDGEIDVADLRAKIGQYRDELSVLMITYPSTHGVFEEHVADICAEVHEAGGQVYVDGANLNALVGLAKPGHFGGDVSHLNLHKTFCIPHGGGGPGVGPVGVRAHLAPYLPNHPLQPEAGPETGVGPISAAPWGSAGILPISWAYVRLMGGEGLKRATQVAVLSANYIAKRLEPHYPVLYTGPGGLVAHECIIDLRPLTKATGVSVDDVAKRLIDYGFHAPTMSFPVAGTLMIEPTESEDLTEIDRFCEAMIAIRAEIEKVGSGEWPADDNPLRHAPHTAAALGGDWEHAYDREEAVFPAGVNAADKYWPPVRRIDQAFGDRNLVCSCPPLDAYED, via the coding sequence ATGACCGCCCCTCGCACTCCGCTCTCCGAACTCGAACAGGGCATCCCCTTCGAGCAGCGCCACATCGGCCCCAACCACGAGGCGCGGGCCAAGATGCTCGCCCAGGTCGGCTACGGCTCGCTCGACGAGCTGACGGCCGCCGCCGTGCCGGACGTGATCAAGAACGCCGACGCCCTGGACCTGCCGGGTGCGCGGAGCGAGGCCGAGGTCCTGGCCGAGTTGCGCTCGCTGGCCGACCGCAACGAGGTGCTCGGCTGCATGATCGGGCTCGGGTACTACGGGACCTTCACCCCGCCCGTGATCCTGCGCAACGTGATGGAGAACCCCGCCTGGTACACGGCGTACACGCCGTACCAGCCGGAGATCTCCCAGGGGCGGCTCGAGGCGCTGCTGAACTTCCAGACCGTGGTCGCCGAACTCACCGGCCTGCCGACCTCCGGTGCCTCCCTGCTCGACGAGGGCACCGCCGCCGCCGAGGCGATGGCGCTGATGCGGCGCATGGGCAAGAACAAGAAGGGCCTGTTCCTGGTCGACGCGGACGCCCTGCCGCAGACCATCGCCGTGATCGAGACCCGCGCCGAGCCGACCGGTGTCGAGGTCGTCGTCGCCGACCTGAGCGAGGGCATCCCCGCCGAGCTCGCCGGGCGCGAGATCAACGGCGTGCTCATCCAGTACCCGGGCGCCTCCGGTGCCGTCCGCGACATCAAGCCGGTGATCGACCAGGCGCACAAGCTCGGCGCGCTCGTCACCGTCGCCGCCGACCTGCTCGCCCTCACGCTGCTGAAGTCGCCCGGTGAGCTGGGCGCGGACATCGCGGTCGGCACCACCCAGCGCTTCGGTGTCCCGATGGGCTTCGGCGGACCGCACGCCGGCTACATGGCCGTACAGGAGAAGATGGCGCGCAGCCTGCCCGGGCGGCTCGTCGGCGTCTCCGTCGACGCGGACGGCCACAAGGCCTACCGCCTCGCGCTCCAGACGCGTGAGCAGCACATCCGCCGCGAGAAGGCCACCAGCAACATCTGCACCGCCCAGGTGCTGCTCGCCGTCATGGCCGGGATGTACGCCGTCTACCACGGCCCGGAGGGGCTGCGGATCATCGCGCGGCGCACCCACCGGTACGCCACGGTCCTCGCCGAGGGGCTGCGGGCCGGCGGCGCCGAGATCGTGCACGGCTCCTACTTCGACACGCTGACCGTGCGCGTCGCGGGCCGGGCCGCCGAGGTCGTCGCCGCCGCGCGCGACAACGGCGTCAACCTGCGCCTCGTCGACGCCGACCACGTCTCGATCGCCTGCGACGAGACCACCACCAGGGACCGGCTGACCGCCGTGTGGAACGCCTTCGGCGTCGAGGGCGACGTCGAGGCCCTGGACGCGGCCGCGCGGGACACCCTGCCGGACGGGCTACTGCGCGACGACGAGTACCTGACGCACCCCGTCTTCCAGCAGCACCGCTCCGAGACGGCGATGCTGCGCTACCTGCGCCGCCTCGCCGACCGCGACTACGCGCTGGACCGCGGCATGATCCCGCTGGGCTCCTGCACCATGAAGCTCAACGCCACCACCGAGATGGAGCCGGTCACCTGGCCCGAGTTCGGGCAGCTGCACCCCTTCGCGCCGGCCGAGCAGGCGCGGGGCTACCTCACGCTCATCCACGAGCTGGAGGAACGTCTCGCCGAGGTCACCGGCTACGACAAGGTCTCCCTCCAGCCCAACGCCGGCTCCCAGGGCGAGCTGGCCGGCCTGCTCGCCGTACGCGGCTACCACCGCGCCAACGGCGACGAGCAGCGCACCGTCTGCCTGATCCCGTCCTCCGCGCACGGCACCAACGCCGCCAGCGCCGTGATGGCGGGCATGAAGGTCGTCGTCGTCAGGACGTCCGACGACGGTGAGATCGACGTCGCGGACCTGCGGGCGAAGATCGGGCAGTACCGCGACGAGCTGTCCGTGCTGATGATCACCTACCCGTCCACGCACGGTGTGTTCGAGGAGCACGTCGCCGACATCTGCGCCGAGGTGCACGAGGCCGGCGGGCAGGTGTACGTCGACGGCGCCAACCTCAACGCGCTGGTGGGCCTGGCCAAGCCCGGCCACTTCGGGGGCGACGTCTCGCACCTGAACCTGCACAAGACCTTCTGCATCCCGCACGGCGGCGGCGGCCCCGGCGTCGGCCCGGTCGGCGTGCGCGCGCACCTCGCCCCGTACCTGCCGAACCACCCGCTCCAGCCCGAGGCGGGCCCGGAGACGGGCGTCGGCCCGATCTCGGCGGCCCCGTGGGGTTCGGCGGGCATCCTGCCGATCTCGTGGGCGTACGTCCGGCTCATGGGCGGCGAGGGCCTGAAGCGGGCCACCCAGGTCGCGGTGCTCAGCGCCAACTACATCGCCAAGCGCCTGGAGCCGCACTACCCGGTGCTCTACACCGGTCCCGGCGGCCTCGTCGCGCACGAGTGCATCATCGACCTGCGCCCGCTGACCAAGGCCACCGGCGTCAGCGTCGACGACGTGGCCAAGCGGCTGATCGACTACGGCTTCCACGCGCCGACGATGTCGTTCCCGGTGGCCGGCACGCTGATGATCGAGCCCACCGAGTCCGAGGACCTGACCGAGATCGACCGCTTCTGCGAGGCGATGATCGCGATCCGCGCGGAGATCGAGAAGGTCGGCTCCGGCGAGTGGCCCGCGGACGACAACCCGCTGCGCCACGCCCCGCACACCGCCGCCGCGCTCGGCGGCGACTGGGAGCACGCGTACGACCGCGAGGAGGCCGTGTTCCCGGCCGGGGTGAACGCCGCCGACAAGTACTGGCCGCCGGTGCGCCGCATCGACCAGGCGTTCGGCGACCGGAACCTGGTCTGCTCCTGCCCGCCGCTGGACGCCTACGAGGACTGA
- the modB gene encoding molybdate ABC transporter permease subunit has product MTPAPAASRTPRRGVPPALLVPALLGLAFLVVPLLALLVRAPWHSLPEQLTRPAVWEALRLSLFCATTATALSLVVGVPLAWLLARTDFPGRALVRALVTLPLVLPPVVGGVALLLALGRNGVVGQWLDAWFGITLPFTTTGVVLAETFVAMPFLVISVEGTLRAADPRYEEAATTLGASRFTAFRRVTLPLIAPGVAAGAVLAWARALGEFGATITFAGNFPGRTQTMPLAVYLALQNDPAAAIALSLVLLAVSIAVLAGLRDRWMRTV; this is encoded by the coding sequence GTGACCCCCGCCCCGGCCGCCTCCCGCACCCCGCGTCGCGGTGTCCCCCCGGCCCTCCTCGTGCCGGCCCTCCTCGGCCTGGCCTTCCTCGTCGTCCCCCTCCTCGCCCTCCTCGTCCGCGCCCCCTGGCACAGCCTGCCCGAGCAGCTGACCCGTCCCGCGGTGTGGGAGGCGCTGCGCCTGTCGCTGTTCTGCGCCACCACGGCGACCGCCCTGAGTCTGGTCGTCGGCGTCCCCCTGGCCTGGCTGCTGGCCCGCACGGACTTCCCGGGCCGGGCCCTGGTCCGCGCCCTGGTGACGCTCCCCCTGGTGCTGCCCCCGGTGGTGGGCGGCGTGGCCCTGCTGCTCGCGCTGGGCCGCAACGGGGTCGTCGGCCAGTGGCTGGACGCCTGGTTCGGCATCACCCTGCCCTTCACCACCACCGGCGTCGTGCTCGCCGAGACGTTCGTGGCGATGCCGTTCCTCGTCATCAGCGTCGAGGGCACCCTGCGGGCCGCCGACCCGCGCTACGAGGAGGCGGCCACCACACTGGGCGCCTCCCGCTTCACCGCGTTCCGCCGGGTCACCCTGCCGCTGATCGCGCCCGGCGTCGCGGCGGGCGCCGTGCTGGCCTGGGCCCGGGCGCTCGGGGAGTTCGGCGCGACGATCACCTTCGCCGGCAACTTCCCCGGCCGCACCCAGACCATGCCGCTCGCGGTCTACCTCGCCCTGCAGAACGACCCGGCCGCCGCGATCGCCCTCAGCCTGGTCCTGCTGGCGGTGTCCATCGCCGTACTGGCCGGGCTGCGGGACCGCTGGATGAGGACGGTCTGA
- a CDS encoding PRC-barrel domain-containing protein, which yields MQTDIDPRHLIGRKAFDRNGTRIGTIDEVYLDDATGVPEWAAIRTGLFSRDAFVPLEPSELIDGALHVPFERALIKDAPDFGVGRHLSPEQELQLYHHYGLDIAAPPPLPDHSFGKLAGRDETA from the coding sequence GTGCAGACCGACATCGATCCGCGCCACCTGATCGGCCGCAAGGCGTTCGACCGCAACGGAACCCGGATCGGCACGATCGACGAGGTCTATCTCGACGACGCCACCGGCGTCCCGGAGTGGGCGGCGATACGCACCGGGCTGTTCAGCAGGGACGCCTTCGTCCCCCTGGAGCCCAGCGAGCTGATCGACGGCGCCCTCCACGTCCCCTTCGAACGCGCCCTGATCAAGGACGCCCCCGACTTCGGCGTGGGCCGTCATCTCTCCCCCGAACAGGAACTCCAGCTCTACCACCACTACGGCCTGGACATCGCCGCCCCTCCCCCGCTGCCGGACCACTCCTTCGGCAAACTGGCGGGCCGGGACGAAACGGCCTGA
- a CDS encoding ABC transporter ATP-binding protein: protein MPEAVPPRPGKGPVPEPGAEGLDARLVVDRGSFRLDIALTAAPGDVVALLGPNGAGKTTALRALAGLAPLTAGHLRLDGADLRRRPPESRPVGVVFQDYLLFPHLTALDNVAFGPRCRGAGKAQARAQAAAWLERMGLAEHAGAKPRRLSGGQAQRVALARALATRPRLLLLDEPLAALDARTRLEVRAGLRRHLAAFEAVAVLVTHDPLDAMVLADRLVVVEHGRIVQEGTPSDIARHPRTEYVAQLVGLNLYRGHADGHTVRLDAGPSVSTTEDLTGPAFVAFPPGAVTLYRDRPTGSSARNLWQCAVAGLETHGDQIRAELTGELALTADLTAVAAAELDLHPGAPVWAAVKATQTHAYPA from the coding sequence ATGCCCGAAGCCGTGCCACCGCGTCCCGGGAAGGGGCCCGTGCCGGAGCCCGGTGCCGAGGGCCTGGACGCGCGACTCGTCGTGGACCGCGGCTCGTTCCGCCTGGACATCGCGCTGACCGCGGCGCCGGGCGACGTCGTCGCCCTGCTCGGCCCGAACGGCGCCGGCAAGACCACCGCCCTGCGCGCCCTCGCGGGCCTCGCCCCCCTCACCGCCGGGCATCTGCGGCTGGACGGCGCGGACCTGCGCCGCAGGCCCCCCGAGTCGCGCCCGGTGGGGGTGGTCTTCCAGGACTACCTGCTGTTCCCGCACCTCACCGCGCTCGACAACGTGGCCTTCGGACCGCGCTGCCGGGGCGCGGGCAAGGCTCAGGCGCGGGCCCAGGCCGCCGCCTGGCTGGAGCGCATGGGGCTGGCCGAGCACGCGGGGGCGAAACCCCGCCGTCTGTCGGGCGGGCAGGCCCAGCGCGTGGCGCTCGCCCGCGCTCTGGCCACCCGCCCCCGGCTGCTGCTCCTGGACGAACCGCTCGCGGCCCTGGACGCCCGCACCCGTCTGGAGGTGCGCGCCGGGCTCCGCCGTCATCTGGCCGCCTTCGAGGCCGTCGCCGTCCTGGTCACGCACGACCCGCTGGACGCCATGGTGCTGGCCGACCGCCTGGTGGTGGTGGAGCACGGCCGGATCGTGCAGGAGGGCACCCCCTCCGACATCGCCCGCCACCCGCGCACCGAGTACGTCGCCCAGCTGGTCGGCCTCAACCTGTACCGCGGGCACGCCGACGGCCACACCGTCCGCCTCGACGCGGGCCCCTCCGTGAGCACCACGGAGGACCTCACCGGCCCGGCCTTCGTGGCGTTCCCGCCCGGCGCCGTCACCCTGTACCGGGACCGGCCCACCGGCTCCAGCGCCCGCAACCTCTGGCAGTGCGCGGTCGCCGGGCTGGAGACCCACGGCGACCAGATCCGCGCGGAGCTGACCGGCGAGCTGGCGCTGACGGCCGACCTGACCGCGGTCGCCGCGGCCGAACTCGATCTGCACCCGGGCGCACCCGTCTGGGCGGCGGTGAAGGCGACCCAGACGCACGCGTACCCGGCGTGA
- a CDS encoding bifunctional nuclease family protein encodes MNELDVVGVRVEMPSNQPIVLLREVGGDRYLPIWIGPGEATAIAFAQQGMAPARPLTHDLFKDVLEAVGQELTEVRITDLREGVFYAELVFASGVEVSARPSDAIALALRTGTPIYGSDTVLDDAGIAIPDEQEDEVEKFREFLDQISPEDFGSSNQ; translated from the coding sequence GTGAACGAGCTCGATGTCGTAGGTGTCCGGGTCGAGATGCCCTCCAACCAGCCGATCGTGCTGTTGCGTGAGGTGGGCGGCGACCGCTACCTCCCCATCTGGATCGGACCGGGCGAGGCGACGGCGATCGCCTTCGCCCAGCAGGGCATGGCACCCGCACGGCCGCTGACCCACGACCTGTTCAAGGACGTGCTGGAAGCCGTCGGCCAGGAGCTCACGGAAGTGCGCATCACCGATCTGCGCGAGGGTGTCTTCTACGCCGAGCTGGTCTTCGCCAGCGGGGTGGAGGTGAGCGCCCGCCCCTCCGACGCCATAGCGCTCGCGCTGCGCACGGGCACGCCGATCTACGGCAGCGACACGGTGCTCGACGACGCGGGGATCGCCATTCCGGACGAGCAGGAGGACGAGGTGGAGAAGTTCCGCGAGTTCCTCGACCAGATCTCGCCGGAGGACTTCGGGAGCAGCAACCAGTGA
- a CDS encoding LacI family DNA-binding transcriptional regulator, which yields MAAQGADAGGRVTITEIARRAGVSVPTVSRVVDGRSDVSPRTRARVEDLLRRQGHHKRPTTSPSRAALLDLVFNDLDSPWAVEIIRGVEEVAHDAGVGTVVSAVHGRSGDAREWMRTLRARASDGVILVTSALEPPLHEELRVLGVPLVVVDPAGSPALDLPTIGAANWSGGMAATDHLPALGHRRIGLIAGPPRLLCSRARLDGHRAAPERAGVPLDASLVVPGDFPPESGFAGCAALLDLPEPPTALFAAGDRMALGPAEALRGRGLRVPQDMSVAGFDDLPEVRSSAPPLTTVRRPLADMGRLAVHTVLRLTRGEQPDSPRVELGTELIVRASTAAPGTAA from the coding sequence GTGGCAGCACAGGGGGCCGACGCCGGCGGCAGAGTCACGATCACGGAGATCGCCCGGCGGGCCGGCGTCTCCGTGCCGACCGTCTCCCGCGTGGTCGACGGCCGCTCCGACGTCTCCCCGCGGACCCGGGCCCGGGTCGAGGACCTGCTGCGCCGGCAGGGCCACCACAAGCGCCCCACCACCTCGCCCTCGCGTGCCGCCCTGCTCGACCTGGTCTTCAACGACCTGGACAGCCCCTGGGCCGTGGAGATCATCCGCGGGGTGGAGGAGGTCGCCCACGACGCCGGGGTGGGCACCGTGGTGTCGGCGGTCCACGGCCGCTCCGGCGACGCCCGGGAGTGGATGCGCACCCTGCGGGCGCGCGCGTCCGACGGCGTGATCCTCGTGACCTCGGCACTGGAACCCCCGCTCCACGAGGAGCTGCGCGTCCTCGGGGTGCCGCTGGTGGTCGTGGACCCGGCGGGCTCCCCCGCGCTGGACCTGCCCACCATCGGCGCCGCCAACTGGTCGGGCGGCATGGCCGCCACCGACCACCTGCCGGCGCTCGGGCACCGCAGGATCGGCCTGATCGCCGGACCGCCGCGCCTGCTCTGCTCCCGCGCCCGGCTCGACGGCCACCGGGCGGCACCGGAACGCGCCGGTGTCCCGCTGGACGCGTCGCTGGTCGTCCCCGGCGACTTCCCCCCGGAGTCCGGCTTCGCCGGCTGCGCCGCCCTGCTGGACCTGCCGGAGCCGCCGACCGCGCTGTTCGCGGCTGGCGACCGGATGGCGCTGGGCCCGGCCGAGGCGCTGCGCGGCCGAGGGCTCAGGGTGCCGCAGGACATGAGCGTGGCCGGCTTCGACGACCTCCCGGAGGTCCGCTCGTCGGCCCCGCCGCTGACCACGGTCCGCCGGCCCCTCGCCGACATGGGCCGGCTCGCTGTCCACACCGTGCTCCGCCTCACCCGGGGCGAACAGCCGGACTCCCCCCGCGTGGAACTGGGCACGGAGCTGATCGTCCGGGCGAGCACGGCCGCTCCCGGCACGGCTGCTTGA
- a CDS encoding TOBE domain-containing protein: MQSYTIGQAARLLGVSPDTARRWADAGRLTTHRDDGGRRVVDGRDLAAFSVELAKAGTVEEGTPYTSARNAFPGIVTAIKLGDVAAQVEIQAGPHRLVSLLTREAVEELGLEVGVEATARVKSTNVHIDRT, encoded by the coding sequence ATGCAGTCCTACACGATCGGCCAGGCAGCGAGGCTGCTCGGAGTGAGCCCGGACACCGCCCGCCGCTGGGCGGACGCGGGGCGCCTTACCACCCACCGGGACGACGGCGGACGGCGGGTCGTGGACGGGCGGGACCTGGCCGCGTTCTCCGTGGAGCTCGCCAAGGCGGGCACCGTCGAGGAAGGGACCCCGTACACCTCCGCGCGCAACGCCTTCCCCGGCATCGTCACCGCGATCAAGCTGGGCGACGTCGCCGCCCAGGTCGAGATCCAGGCCGGCCCGCACCGACTGGTCTCGCTGCTCACCCGGGAGGCGGTCGAGGAACTGGGCCTGGAGGTCGGTGTGGAGGCCACCGCACGCGTGAAGTCGACGAATGTCCATATCGACCGCACCTGA
- a CDS encoding DUF5999 family protein codes for MCQHQPPCPSADSADRESARLVAHHPEQGWSLLCNGVVLFEDTGELLPDGRIIAPQRPRSASLTTA; via the coding sequence ATGTGCCAGCACCAGCCACCGTGCCCCTCAGCCGACTCCGCCGACCGGGAATCCGCCCGCCTCGTGGCGCACCACCCGGAGCAGGGCTGGAGCCTGCTGTGCAACGGTGTCGTGCTCTTCGAGGACACCGGCGAGCTTCTGCCCGACGGCAGGATCATCGCCCCGCAGCGCCCTCGCAGCGCCAGCCTGACCACCGCCTGA
- a CDS encoding DNA polymerase IV translates to MRSAPTILHLDMDAFFASVEQASKPSLRGKAVVVGGLGPRGVVATASYEARVFGVHSAMPMAQARRLAPNAAYLVPRFALYRSISEQVMGLLRDLSPLVEPLSLDEAFVDLEAGGTAWDERSARLAGARLRADIRAVTGLTGSVGLAASKMLAKIASERAKPDGLVLIEPGTERALLGPLSVRTLPGVGPATGDHLRRAGIHTVDELAEAGEDELVRLLGKAHGHALYAMALARDERAVVAERETKSVSVEDTYDVDIHDRVRVGTEVRRLADRCVSRLRGAGLSGRTIVLKVRRYDFSTLTRSETLRGPTDDPAVVREAAARLLDSVDTTGGVRLLGVGVSGLADYTQEDLFAQAAGAREDGPGDEEPETAPVPERQAPAERRWPAGHDVRHTEYGHGWVQGSGLGRVTVRFETPDSQPGRVKTFRTDDPALEPAEPLPLVRRRPDAAEDGGAGGAGG, encoded by the coding sequence GTGAGATCCGCGCCCACGATCCTGCATCTCGACATGGACGCCTTCTTCGCCTCGGTGGAGCAGGCGTCCAAGCCGAGCCTGCGCGGGAAGGCCGTCGTGGTGGGCGGGCTCGGGCCGCGCGGTGTGGTCGCCACCGCCTCCTACGAGGCCCGGGTCTTCGGCGTCCACTCGGCGATGCCCATGGCGCAGGCCCGCCGGCTCGCGCCGAACGCCGCGTACCTGGTGCCGCGGTTCGCCCTCTACCGGTCGATCAGCGAACAGGTGATGGGGCTGCTGCGGGACCTGTCGCCCCTGGTGGAGCCGCTCAGCCTCGATGAGGCGTTCGTGGACCTGGAGGCGGGCGGCACGGCCTGGGACGAGCGGTCGGCGCGCCTGGCCGGGGCGAGGCTGCGGGCCGACATACGGGCGGTCACGGGGCTCACCGGCTCGGTGGGACTCGCGGCCTCCAAGATGCTGGCGAAGATCGCCTCGGAGCGGGCGAAGCCGGACGGGCTGGTGCTGATCGAGCCGGGCACCGAGCGCGCCCTGCTGGGGCCGCTGTCGGTGCGGACGCTGCCGGGCGTGGGCCCGGCGACCGGCGACCACCTGCGGCGGGCGGGCATCCACACCGTCGACGAACTCGCCGAGGCCGGCGAGGACGAGCTCGTACGGCTGCTGGGCAAGGCCCACGGGCACGCGCTGTACGCGATGGCGCTGGCGCGGGACGAGCGGGCCGTGGTGGCCGAGCGGGAGACGAAGTCGGTGTCGGTCGAGGACACCTATGACGTGGACATCCACGACCGGGTGCGGGTCGGGACCGAGGTGCGGCGGCTCGCGGACCGGTGTGTGAGCAGGCTGCGGGGGGCGGGGCTGTCCGGGCGCACCATCGTGCTGAAGGTGCGGCGCTACGACTTCTCGACACTCACCCGGTCGGAGACGCTGCGCGGGCCCACGGACGATCCGGCGGTGGTGCGGGAGGCCGCGGCGCGGCTGCTGGACTCGGTCGACACGACGGGCGGGGTGCGGCTGCTGGGCGTGGGGGTCAGCGGACTGGCCGACTACACGCAGGAGGACCTGTTCGCGCAGGCGGCGGGTGCGCGCGAGGACGGACCGGGCGACGAGGAGCCCGAGACCGCGCCCGTGCCGGAGCGGCAGGCGCCCGCGGAGCGGCGATGGCCGGCGGGACACGACGTGCGGCACACCGAGTACGGGCACGGGTGGGTGCAGGGCAGCGGGCTGGGCCGGGTCACGGTGCGCTTCGAGACCCCCGACTCGCAGCCCGGCCGGGTGAAGACCTTCCGAACCGACGATCCGGCCCTGGAGCCCGCAGAACCGCTTCCGCTGGTCCGCCGAAGACCCGATGCGGCGGAGGACGGGGGCGCCGGGGGCGCGGGCGGGTGA
- the modA gene encoding molybdate ABC transporter substrate-binding protein encodes MTRSAHRTRRSRRLAGAGAVAVLTLGGCSASGPDASRDAAGDGPTGTVTVFAAASLQESFTTLGERFEKEHPGTEVTFNFGGSDALAAGIDNGAPADVFAAASAKTMALVADRGRTAGSPSTFARNRLQIATVPGNPHGIDSLGDLTASGLKVVLCDATVPCGAAARTALKAAGVGLTPVSYEQDVKSALTKVELKEADAAVVYRTDVRAAGDKVEGVEFPESAEAVNDCPIALLDDAPNPSAAKAFMALVKSPEGRKVLDDAGFLRP; translated from the coding sequence ATGACCCGTTCCGCTCACCGGACCCGCCGTTCCCGTCGGCTCGCGGGCGCCGGGGCCGTCGCCGTGCTGACGCTCGGCGGCTGCTCCGCGTCCGGACCGGACGCGTCCCGGGACGCCGCCGGGGACGGCCCCACCGGCACCGTCACCGTCTTCGCGGCCGCCTCGCTGCAGGAAAGCTTCACGACACTGGGAGAGCGGTTCGAGAAGGAGCACCCGGGGACCGAGGTCACCTTCAACTTCGGCGGCAGCGACGCGCTGGCGGCCGGCATCGACAACGGCGCCCCGGCCGACGTCTTCGCGGCGGCCAGCGCGAAGACCATGGCGCTCGTCGCGGACCGCGGGCGCACGGCGGGCAGCCCGAGCACCTTCGCCCGCAACCGGCTGCAGATCGCCACCGTCCCGGGCAACCCGCACGGCATCGACTCCCTCGGCGACCTGACGGCGTCCGGCCTCAAGGTCGTCCTGTGCGACGCGACGGTGCCCTGCGGCGCGGCCGCGCGGACGGCCCTGAAAGCCGCCGGCGTCGGACTGACGCCCGTCTCCTACGAGCAGGACGTCAAGAGCGCCTTGACGAAGGTCGAGCTGAAGGAGGCCGACGCCGCCGTCGTGTACCGCACGGATGTGAGGGCGGCCGGTGACAAGGTGGAGGGCGTGGAGTTCCCGGAGTCCGCCGAGGCCGTCAACGACTGCCCGATCGCCCTGCTCGACGACGCCCCCAACCCGTCGGCGGCCAAGGCCTTCATGGCACTGGTGAAGTCGCCCGAGGGCCGGAAGGTCCTCGACGACGCCGGATTCCTGCGGCCGTGA